The sequence below is a genomic window from Sorangiineae bacterium MSr12523.
GCACCCTGCAGAGCTGAAGTTTCGCGGTGAGCTTGCCGCGCTTTTGTCGACCGAGGTGGAGTTGGAGCTGGTCGACGACGACGATGCGGTCGCGCACGTGCGCGTGGAGCCACCGCGCAAGCCGCCTGCGACGGGAGAGAATCACCCGTTCTTCGTGCCTGCGGAGTTTCACTACTCGGCGGACCGCAAGAAGATCCTCGAGCAGGCGTCGCGCGATCGCGTGCTCCTCGATCGGGTGCTGGCCATTTTGGACAAGCAGCGCGAAGACGGAAAAGGAAAGCTTACCGGCAAGAGCAACGTGTCCGATATCGCCGCGGGCGAGTCGTTCCTCGATGGGTACACGTACGTGGTGCGCCCCGTGCCGAAGCGCGGCTACGAGCTCACCGTGCTGGGCGATCTGCATGGCTGTTACAGCGTGCTCAAGGCCACGTTGATCCAGTCGCGGTTCTTCGAGAAGGTGACGGCGTTTCGGCAGAATCCGAACGCGGTGCCCGAGCCCAAGTTGGTATTCCTTGGCGACTACATCGATCGGGGGCTCTTTAGCCTGAACGGCGTTCTACGCACGGTGTTGCAGCTGTTTGCCACGGCACCGGAGCACGTCGTCGTGCTGCGCGGGAATCACGAATACTACGTGGAGTACAACGGCAACGTGTACGGCGGGGTGAAGCCGGCGGAGTCGATCAACACGCTCAAACCGCACCTGCCGCTCGACGTGTTTCGCCATTACGCGCGGCTGTTCGAGCAGCTTCCCAACACGTTGCTCTTCGACCGGTTCTTCTTCGTGCACGGCGGCATTCCGCGCGATCGCCTCATCAAAGAGCGATGGAAGGATCTCTCGACGCTCAACGATCCCGATCTGCGCTTCCAAATGATGTGGAGCGATCCGAGTCGGGTGGACGTGGTTCCGGCGGATCTGCAGGAGAAGTCAGCGCGCTTTCCGTTTGGAAAGCTGCAACTGCGCGCGTTCTTGCAGCGCATGGGATGCCACACGTTGGTGCGCGGCCACGAGAAGGTCAATAGTGGCTTCGAGCGCACGTACGACGACGAGCACGCGCAGCTCTTCACGCTCTTCTCCGCGGGAGGCCGCGACAACAACGACCTCCCCGTGGACAGCAGCTACCGCACCGTGACGCCGATGGCCCTCACGCTGCAGTTGCATCCCGACGGCACGAGCACCATCACCCCCTGGGCCCCCGACTACCGCGCCTACAACGATCCGCAGCGTAACGCCTTCTTCCAAGCCCCCCCCGAAATCGCCCACCGCCGCGACTAAGAGAAGATTGAACAGGGAGGGGGGGAGGCGGGGAGGTTTACGGCACAAATCCCACCGCGCACCGAGGCTTTTTTTGTTTTTCCATGGGCCTACTGAGCCCACTGAAAAATAAAGAAGCTTCGGTGCGCGGTGGGATTCGCGTCGTTGAACTCCCCGCCTCCCCCCCTCCCTGTGAATCTTCTTCGAGCGTAAAACGCGTTAAGTGCCGTCGCGCAACGGGCGGCCTTGGGAGTCGGTGACTTTGCCGGTGAGCATCATGATGCCGTCGACGATCGGCCAGATCACTCCGACGCCGCACGTGAGCCACGTGGCCACGATTTGCAGGATCGCGATCGTCGTGTGGCCCGTGTAGAAGCGACCCACGCCGAAGGCGCCGACGAGCAGCTGCAAAATGCCCGCGATGATCTTGCTCTTGTCCGAGAAGGGGAGTCCCGTGACCGGATCCACGCCGTAGGGTGCGCCCGGGCCTGCACCAGGAACGCCGCCCGGACCACCGGGATAAGGCGCCATGGGCCCGCCGGGAGGGGGAGGCCCGTAGCCGCCGCCGTACGGATTCTGTCCGGCACCACCAGAAGGCGCCTGGCCATAGCCACCGGGCTGGTTCGGGCCCTGTCCAGGGGGAGGAGGATATCCACCTTGCATCGTTCGAGTTCTCCAACTTCCGACCGCGAGCGGTCTTTGCGATGAATGTCCCCCTCCGGAGGAGCCGGGGTATGGGAGACAATCACTGAGTAAGAACGCTTGCCTACCTAAGCAAGCTTTTCCACTCGTTCATCGTACTCGGCCTGGGAGATCCGCTGGGCTTGCAGGTCGGCGTTCAGCGCTTCCAGCGCAAGCTTGGTGCGAATCGCCTTGGCCTCGACGCTCTCCTTGTTCTTGTCGTAGGCCTCTTTTCCATCCTTCTTCGCATCTTTGAATTCCTTGCGAAGTTGGGCGACGGGCACGGTTCCGCCGCTCGCAAAGTAGCGCTCGGCCACTTTGCCGATGGCCCACGTGGTCGCGAACGATGTCGTGGCGCCCACGACG
It includes:
- a CDS encoding serine/threonine protein phosphatase, which produces MLTFSPDPDKAEQEMHAIIFYLTTFGYIDGDFDASEKSFVRAYIRKLVEHRADTAMADADPAFRAEIVDKFTAHFHEVFEGIDLRIQELFAEPVQKDEDPSAFVHTKLKVRCFEIFQSFDRAGQEQLMATIDELLLADGHAHPAELKFRGELAALLSTEVELELVDDDDAVAHVRVEPPRKPPATGENHPFFVPAEFHYSADRKKILEQASRDRVLLDRVLAILDKQREDGKGKLTGKSNVSDIAAGESFLDGYTYVVRPVPKRGYELTVLGDLHGCYSVLKATLIQSRFFEKVTAFRQNPNAVPEPKLVFLGDYIDRGLFSLNGVLRTVLQLFATAPEHVVVLRGNHEYYVEYNGNVYGGVKPAESINTLKPHLPLDVFRHYARLFEQLPNTLLFDRFFFVHGGIPRDRLIKERWKDLSTLNDPDLRFQMMWSDPSRVDVVPADLQEKSARFPFGKLQLRAFLQRMGCHTLVRGHEKVNSGFERTYDDEHAQLFTLFSAGGRDNNDLPVDSSYRTVTPMALTLQLHPDGTSTITPWAPDYRAYNDPQRNAFFQAPPEIAHRRD
- a CDS encoding TM2 domain-containing protein: MQGGYPPPPGQGPNQPGGYGQAPSGGAGQNPYGGGYGPPPPGGPMAPYPGGPGGVPGAGPGAPYGVDPVTGLPFSDKSKIIAGILQLLVGAFGVGRFYTGHTTIAILQIVATWLTCGVGVIWPIVDGIMMLTGKVTDSQGRPLRDGT